CAAGGACGCCCTGCACGCCTTCCTGCGGGAGCATGGGGACATTGTTGTCAAACCGCTGGACGGCATGGGCGGCAGCTCGGTGTTCCGCGTGGCGGCAGGCGACCCGAATATCAACGTCATCTTCGAGACCATGACCGGCAACGAGCAGCGCCTTACCATGGCGCAACGCTACCTGCCGGCCATCGCCGAGGGCGATAAGCGCATCCTCATGATAGACGGGGAACCGGTCCCGTTTGCCCTGGCGCGCGTGCCCGCGCCCGGCGAGACACGCGGTAATCTCGCTGCCGGGGGGACCGGGGTCGGCCAGCCGCTCAGCCCCTCGGACCGGCGCATCTGTGAACGGGTGGGCCCGGCGCTGCGCGCGCGCGGCCTCATGTTCGTCGGACTCGACGTCATCGGGGAATCCCTGACTGAAATCAACGTCACGAGCCCCACCGGCCTGCGCGAACTCGACCGACTCTTTCACCTCAACATCGCGGGCGACCTTTTTGATGTCCTGGAGCGCAAAATGACCAAGGCCGCCAACAGGCCATGACGCCGGGCCGCATGAAGCCCGCCGACCGCCTCGGCATTGCGGTCTTTCTTGCGGGGCTTTTGCATCTCGTGCTGATCCTCGGCGTACGCTTCGACATGCCTCACGGATCGCCGGGGCACGCCCTCGATGTGACGCTCGTCCAGGCGGCAAGCCATTCCAGGCCGCGCCATGCGCGACGACTCGCCCAGGTCGATATGCGCGGCGGGGGCGGCGTACACAAGAAACGCGCGGCCCACACGCCGTTCATCGCCACCGCCCGCGACGGGGGGGCGCCGCAACCACAGCGCCGACGGCGCGCGCGCCGCTCACCGGTCGATCACCTCCGGCTGCTACACACCCGTCAAGGTCCGTTGCGCCTCACGTTTGCCAAACCCGTCTGGCAATTGCACGCCGCAATCGCCGAGCAACTCGGCATCGCCCGACAACTGACCGGCGAGGAGGCACGCCTCAAGGCCGAAATCCGCCGTGACTGGCGCCGCGCGCGGGCTACGGGCCGTGGTCGTGGCGGCGTCTCCACGCGCCGCTTCGCCTACGCCGCCTATATCATGCGCTGGGTTCGGCGCATGGAGCGCATCGGGAGTCGGCAGTACCAGCGCATGTTCGCGGGGCATGACCTGACCGGGGCGCTCGTGCTCGAGGTCAAGATTCTAAAAAATGGCGGCCTGCAAAGCGTCAAGATCCTGCGCCGGTCGTCCTATCCGGCGCTCGACCGCGCGGCGATTGCCATGGTGCGGACCGCTGCCCCGTTCGCACCCCTTCCGGCGGTGCGCGGGCCCGGGCTTCGAGTCCTGCCAATCATTGAGACATGGCGATTTCAAGGGGGGCATATGACCGGGACCGCACCCTCGACAAACGCCACCCCGTAAACCCGGACTTCCCTTGAAAGACCCGCAGGCATGCCGGATACTAGGTCGACCTTAAGACTGCGCGTCCCGGTGAGAGGACATCGGCGAAAGGGCAAGCCGCCAATCATCCTGCTCGGGTAAGCGGCGCTCAAGGGACGTCGGCTGCGCGAGGCCGCACATCCACCACTTCGCTGCGAGGGCCCCATGAATATGACCACACCGCTCGCCAATCAATTTCTCATCGCCATGCCGGGGCTTGGCGATCCCAACTTCTTTCGCACCGTGACCCTGGTCTGCGAACATAGCGCGGAAGGGGCCATGGGCATCATCATCAACCGCCCCGTCGACCTGACCCTGGGCGATGTCTTTCAGCAACTCGACATCGTCAACCCCGATCCGCGCGCGGCCGGACAGGCGGTATATCTGGGCGGCCCCATCCAGAACAACCGTGGCTTCGTCCTCCATGAACCCCTGGGGGCCTACGAATCGACCCTGGCGGTGAGCGACACGCTGGGCGTGTCGACCTCGCGCGATGTCCTGACGGCGATCGCCAACCACGAGGGTCCGGCGCACTTTCTGCTGGCATTAGGCTATGCCGGATGGGGTCCCGGGCAACTTGAGCAAGAGATCGCCGATAACGCGTGGCTGAGCGTGCCGGTAAGCTCCGAGATCCTCTTTCAAACGCCCTCCGAGACGCGCTGGTCGGCCGCCGCCCACCTGCTCGGCGTCGACATGGCGCAACTCTGCGGGGACGCAGGCCACGCGTGAGCGCGCAGACTTACCTGGGGTTTGATTACGGAACGAAGAGCATAGGGGTTGCCGTCGGACGCCTTCCGAGCGCTCGCGCCGAGGGGGCCGGATGTGTCGCTGGATTAAAGAGCGGACCGGACTGGGATGCCATCGCCCGACTCGTGCAGCTTTGGCAACCACAGGGATTGGTCGTCGGCCTGCCACGCAATATGGATGGCACCGACAACGCCATGACGGCCTTGAGTCTGCGTTTCGGGAGGCGTTTGGACGGCCGCTATCATCTCCCGGTATACTGGGTCGACGAACGGTTGACCACGGTTGCGGTGCGCGAGCATGTCCGGGATACCGGGGCACGCAAGACCCGGCGCAAGGCCATGCTCGACACCCTGGCGGCGGTGGCGATCCTTCAGGCATTCTTTGACGAGCCGCAGCACTGCACGCGCTGGCAGGAACAAGGCAAGGCAGGATAAAGGGATGAGGCATCCGTGATCGACGTGGGACAGGCGCTGGCACGCGTAATCGACGGCGCACGGGCCTTTGGCGAACGCAAGCCGCTATTGATCGGCATCCACACGGGCGGGGTATGGATCGCCGAGCGCGTCCATGAAGGTCTGGGCCTCGTTGAGCCGCTCGGGACCCTCGATATCTCGTTTTATCGTGACGACTTCAGCCGGGTCGGCATACATCCCCAGGTCAAGACCTCGCACCTCCCGGTCCCCCTTGATGGGCGCCACATCATCCTGGTCGATGACGTGCTGCATACCGGGCGCACCATAAGGGCGGCCATGAACGAGATATTCGACTTCGCGCGCCCGGCATCCATTGCGCTCGCGGTCCTGATCGTGCGCGATGGACGGGAGCTCCCGGTGCAACCCGACATCGCCGGGGCGACGATATCCCTGAGACCGTGGCAACATATCAAGCTGACGGGACCCGATCCCCTGGGGATCCGCATCACGGAGAAGCGCGAATGATGGCGGCACCGCCCGGCAGTGCCCACCGCGCCCGGCACTTCCTCACGACCGAGGACCTGAGCGGCGGCGCCATCGGCGAGATACTGGACACGGCCGAATCATTCATCAGCGTCGGCGAACGCGAGATCAAGAAGGTGCCGCTTTTGCGCGGCAAGACCATCGTCAACCTGTTTTTCGAGGCCAGCACCCGCACACGCACCACCTTCGAGATCGCCGGCAAACGCCTGTCCGCCGACATCATCAACATCAATACCAGCGTATCCGCCACGCAAAAGGGCGAGAGCCTGCTTGATACCGTGCGCAATCTCGAGGCCATGCACACCGACCTGTTCGTGATCCGCCACCCGCTGAGCGGGGCCGCCGACCTCATTGCCCGTTCGGTGCCCCACCACGTGCATGTCGTCAACGCCGGCGACGGACGCCACGCCCATCCCACCCAAGGCCTGCTCGACATGTTCACCATCCGCCGCTACAAGGGGGATTTCCGGCGGCTTACCGTAGCCATCGTGGGCGATGTCCTGCACTCGCGGGTGGCGCGCTCGCAGATCCACGCGCTGACAGCACTCGGCACCAAGGAAGTGCGCGTCGTGGGTCCGCGTTCGCTGTTGCCGGCCGCGGTCGAGACCCTGGGAGTCCGTGCCCACACCGACATGGCAACGGGCCTCGCGGGCGCCGACGTGATCATCATGCTGCGACTCCAGTTCGAACGCATGAGCGGAGCCTTGATCCCGAGCGCCCGCGAATATTTCGACCTCTATGGCCTGACTCGCGAGCGCCTGGCGCTTGCCGACAAGGACGCCATCGTCATGCATCCCGGGCCCATGAACCGTGGTCTCGAGATCGCCTCGGACGTGGCCGACGGCCCGCAGTCTGTGATCCTGCCGCAGGTCACCAATGGCATCGCGGTGCGCATGGCCATCCTGGCGCGTCTTGCCGGGGCCTCCGCCGGAGAGGGTCGCGCCTCATGAATATCGCCATAATCGGCGGTCGCGTGCTCGATCCCGCGCATGACGTCGATGCCGCCACCTCGCTGTTTGTGCAAGACGGCGTGATTGCCGGCCTCGGGGAGGCGCCCTCGGGCTTCCTGCCCGAACGCACGATAGACGCCCAGGGGCTCGTGGTGTGCCCGGGCCTCGTCGATCTGCGCGCCCGGCTGCGCGAGCCCGGACTCGAACACAAGGGGACGGTGGAGACCGAGACGCACGCGGCGTTGGCCGGCGGGATCACGCAACTCTGCTGTCCGCCGGACACCGATCCGGTCATCGACACCCCGGTCGCCGCACAATGGCTGATCGACCGGGCGCGGTCCTGCGGGGGCGCGCGGGTACGGCCGATCGGTGCCTTGACGCGGGCGCTGAACGGGACGCATCTCGCGGACATGCATGCCTTGCGTCGGGTCGGCTGCGTGGGGGTCGGCAACGCCCTCGTACCCATCAAGGACACCGCCGTCCTGCGTCACGCCCTGGAGTATGCCGCGGGCATGGGGCTGCTCGTGTTCCTGACGCCCGAGGACCCGTGGCTGTCGGCGCCAGGCGTCATGCACGAGGGCCGGATAGCGACCCGCCTGGGGCTTGCGGGGGTCCCGGAGAGCGCCGAGACCATAGAGATCACGCGCGCCCTCATGCTCATCGAGGAGATCGGGGTGCGCGCGCATTTTTGCGGGATCTCGTCTGCGCGCGGCGCGGCCCTGATCGCCGAGGGCAAGAGGCGAGGGCTTGCGATCACCGCCGACACACCCATCCATCAGCTGTATGTGACGGAAGACGATGTCGGCATCTTTGACACCAACTATCGCCTGCGTCCGCCGGCACGCACCATGGCCGACCGCGATGCGTTGCGCGATGCGCTGTCGGCGGGCGTAATCGATGGGCTGTGCTCCGACCATCAACCGCATGAGGCCGACGCCAAGGAACGGCCCTTCAGTGATGCCGAACCCGGGATCGCGGGGCTGGAGACCCTCCTACCATTGACCCTGCGTCTCGTGGAATTGAGCGTACTCACCCTCAAGGACGCCCTGGCGGCGGTGACCCATCGTCCGGCGGCGCTCCTGGGAATCCCGGGCGGGACGCTGGGCGTCGGCGAGCGCGCCGATATCTGCCTCTACGACCCCGAAGCCGTCTGGACACCGACCGCCGCCTCGGTCCGTAGCCGAGGAAGCAATAGCCCGTTCTACGGGACACCCCTGCGCGGTCAGGTCGTAGTCACCATCCACGGAGGGCGCATTGCCTACGAGCGGCCCGCGGTCCAATAGCGGCGGGCGGGCCTTCGGGGGCAGTGCTCGCCATGATCGCGGCTGGATAGATATCGCGGCGATCACCCCGCAGGTCCAGCATGAGACATGCGCGGCCATCGTGGCAGGACTTCAACCAGTTTGCGCGGGAATCCCCGCCATTCAAGGCGGGGAGGGATCCCACAGGGACTTCCTTCGGTCGTAGCGCCGCCGCGTAGCGGCGATGCTTCACAACTGAATAACCACCATGTATCGTTGTGAACATGGACGAAGAATTGCCAACCAGCCAGGCGTTGACCTGCAAACTGAAATTGCTGCTGGACAAGGAGCAGGTCGTCGCGGTCCGGCGCACGGCATTGGCGTACCGTAATGCCCTGAATCACGCATCCGCCGTGGCTTTCGCCAATGGCAAGATGTCGCAGGGCATGAAGCTGCAAACGCTGGTGTACCAGGATTTGCGGGAGCGGTACGGATTGCTCTCCCAAATGGCTTGCAATGCTCCGCGACAAGTGGCGGCGGCCTACAAGACGTTGTGGGAACGCGCCAAATCCAATGCTGCCCATAAAGCGAAGGGCTGGACCAAGCGCCGCTACAAGGGGCTGGACAAAGCGCCAAAATTCACCGCGCTGACCGTGAATCTGAACCACAAACGTGACTGGTCTCTGGGCAAAAACCAGACGGTCAGCATCAGCACTCTGAACGGCAGAATTCGGTGCCGTTACGAAGGCTGGAACCGGCATCTGGACTGGCTGGAGCACACGGCGGATCGGGGAATCACCCTGGGTGCCGCCAAGCTCTGGCAGGACCCGGTCTCCAAAGCGTGGTATCTGCTGGTTTCCGTCGACAAGGCACTGGTCGAAAAGCCGATGGACCGCATCACCACCGTCAAAGGCGTGGATCTGAACCGTCGCAACATTGCGGTGGAATCTAATACACGCGGCCAATGTCGTTTTTATCACGGCGGGCACCAGAGGCATTTGGCCGAACATGCCGCCAGTACACGGAGTGCGCTGCAAGCGAAGGGCACTCGTGGGGCCAAAGCGGTTTTGAGGAAACTGGCTGAGGAAACTGGCGCTGCGAGAAAGACGGCTGAACGCGGATACGGCGCACTGTGTGAGTAAGGCCATTGCGGAGCCACACGCGATGGTGGGTTTGGAGTGGCTGAAGGATATCCGCAACCGTACCGAGCGTCGCCGCTCGAAGAACGCTTCGGTGAAACGGCGCAAGGCCAACCGCAAGGTCAGCAGTTGGAGTTTTGCGGATGTGCAGGCCAAAACCGCGTACAAAACCCGGCTGTCGGGTGGTGTGCCGATTTGGGTGGACGCGGATTACACCAGTCAGGGGTGCTCTATTTGCGGGCACACCGGAAAGGAGAATCGACCCAATAACGGCCTGCTGTTTGTTTGTGCTCATTGTGGTCATACCCTCCATGCCGATTTAGTGGCGGCAAGAAACATCAGTATGCGAACGCTCCTCATCCGGCAAGACTGGGTGAGGACGGGGCGATTGTCAGCCGTCCCTGAAGCATCAGGCGATGAAGCCAAAGCCGCGCGTCTTTCGAGATACGCGGAGTTGCGGTGGAGCCTGGATGCAAGCTCCGTCCTCATTGTGGGCCGCATGGCCCATTAGGGCGGAGTTGTTGACTGGTACGCGGTTTCTGGGCCCGTATCCGCACCCCTCTCGAGAGCGCTGACACCGCGATCACGCGGCAGGCGCTCTTGGCCGTGATGCGCATGGATTTTGGGCCGGGGTACGCGAGGGCTACACCGTGCCACGCGAAACCTCGGCAAACCACGCCAGGAAGCGCGCCCGGGCCCCGGGCTGCGAGGCCGTCCAGCGCCCAAGGGCTTGCGTCATGCGCGCACGCCCGGCGGCATCGGCAAGCCATGTGCCAGCGACGCGCGCGAGATCCGCTGCGTCCGCGCACGACAGCACGACTTCGGCATCGACCGCAGCCGCGAGCAAGGGGTCGCGGGGGTAAGGGCCGGCCAGAGTCATTGCCCTGGCAGCCGGCAGTTCGGCCGGCAGGGGCGCGCCGGCGATAAGCGTCCCGCCGGCTACCACGAGATCCGCGCAATCATGCATGGCGCGGCGCGCTTCGGGGCTCTCGATGTAATACACGCGGGTCTTGGACGGCACCTCCGAGGTCATGAGCCGCAGCTGGCGCACGGTGGTCAGATGGTACTTTATGGACTCCCGGTAGACCTCCTCATAACGCCCCGGATCGGCGGGCGCAAGCGCCAGCAGGCCACCGCTGCCGGCCGACAGGGCCAGAAAGGTCGTGTAGGCGAGCACCTCTTCGCCAGGCTCGGTACCGGCAAAATAGACGATCCAACGGCCGGCCTTGCGCACCGCCTGGAAGCGTTCACAAAACCGCGTGTCGGTCGGCGCCTCCGGCGCCGCGGGCCACGCGATGAGCGGATCCCCCGTGACCACACCCCCACCAATACGCGTGGCCACCGCCTCGCTCGCCACCGCCACCATGCCAAGCGAAAGGAGCTCCGGGGCGCGGCCGTTCACCCACACGACGGGACAGGATGCGGCGGCCGCGAGTGCCCGGGAGCGCGGATCATCGTCGAGACACAACAGGATACGGGGCTTGAGCCGGGAGAGGATACGCGCGGGCGCAAGCGCCGGCATGCGCGCCCACGGCAGCGGTCCCTCATAACCGCCCTCATCGAGCAAGAGCAGCGCGAGCGGTCCCTGGCGGGTGTCCTCAAGCGCGGCCAGCAGTTCTTGGGCGGCGCGCACGCGCGCGACGGTCGCGACGACCCAGCAGGCCTCGGCGAGCGGCGGCTTGCCCGGCCAATACCACTGCGCGAAGCGCAATAAAGGCATATCGCTCATCGTCTTACCAATGCACCAGCTGAACCTCCGGGAGCGGGCGTCCCAGGCACAGGGCGCCCACCGCCCGAAACCGTTGCGGGAGATCGGTCACATAGTATTCGTGTACCGGCTCCTCGGCGGCGGTGCGCCGAAGGTCGCGCGCGGCGAGCAGATCCGCGACCCGTGCCGCGGTCGTCTCGGCGGAATCGACAAGCCGGATCGCGGGCCCCGCAAGCCGCGCGAGCAGGGGTTTTAGCAAAGGATAATGGGTGCAGCCGAGCACCAGGGTGTCGACCTCCTCGGCAAGCACCGGCCGCAAGTACTCACGGGCGGTAAGCTCGGTCACCGGGTGATCCAGCCAACCCTCCTCCACGAGCGGCGCGAACAGCGGACATGCCTGGGATACGACACGCGCATCGCGGGTGTGCGCATGGATGGCGCGCTCATAGGCCTGCGAGCTTACCGTGGTCAGGGTGGCGAGCACGCCGATGCGTCCCGAGCGGCTCGACGCCACGGCCGCACGCGCCCCGGCATCGAGGACGTCGACGACCGGTACCGGGGACCGGCCGGTCACAACCGGGAGGGCCACGGCGGCCATGGTGTTGCAGGCAACGACCAACATCTTGACGTCGCACTTTAGGAGGAAATCGGTGATCTGCGCGGCATATCCGGCCACCGTCGCCGACGACTTCGTTCCGTAGGGGAGCCGCGCGGTATCGCCGAAATAGACGATGCGCTCGTTCGGGAGGACCGCCATCAAGGCGTGCGCGACCGTAAGGCCGCCGATGCCGGAATCAAACACCCCTATGGGCCGGTCGCGGTTCATGCAAAAACCACCCGCCGCGCCATGGGACATGCGCGTACTTGGCAACATGGGACAGGGATCGACACGCCGGCATCTTACCAGTTACGGTGCGCAAATGCAGCGCAAATCGCGCCCCGCTCCGCCTAGAAGGTGATGTTGCGCAGGGAGTCCCCGAGCGCCGCCTCTTTCGCATCCTTGCCGTGCAGCTTGATGCGCAGCCGCAGGTCGTTTTGCGAATCGGCGTTGCGCATGGCCTCGTCATAATCTATGAGGCCCGCCTCATACAGGCCGAACAGCGCCTGATCGAAGGTCTGCATGCCCGCCTCCTCGGACTTGGCCATGAGCTCCTTGATGCCGTGAACCTCACCTTTCAGGATGAGATCGGCGATCAAGGGACTGTTGATCATGATCTCGACCGCCGCCACGCGTCCGGCACCATCCTTTTTTGGAATGAGGCGCTGCGAGACCACGGCCTTCAGGTTCAAGGAGAGATCCATCAGGAGCTGCGCGCGCCGATCCTCCGGGAAGAAATTGATGATGCGATCGAGGGCCTGGTTCGCGCTATTGGCATGGAGCGTGGTAAGGCACAGGTGTCCGGTCTCGGCAAAGGCGATCGCGTAGTCCATCGTCTCGCGCGCGCGCACCTCGCCTATGAGGATCACAT
The DNA window shown above is from Acidiferrobacter sp. SPIII_3 and carries:
- a CDS encoding dihydroorotase; this encodes MNIAIIGGRVLDPAHDVDAATSLFVQDGVIAGLGEAPSGFLPERTIDAQGLVVCPGLVDLRARLREPGLEHKGTVETETHAALAGGITQLCCPPDTDPVIDTPVAAQWLIDRARSCGGARVRPIGALTRALNGTHLADMHALRRVGCVGVGNALVPIKDTAVLRHALEYAAGMGLLVFLTPEDPWLSAPGVMHEGRIATRLGLAGVPESAETIEITRALMLIEEIGVRAHFCGISSARGAALIAEGKRRGLAITADTPIHQLYVTEDDVGIFDTNYRLRPPARTMADRDALRDALSAGVIDGLCSDHQPHEADAKERPFSDAEPGIAGLETLLPLTLRLVELSVLTLKDALAAVTHRPAALLGIPGGTLGVGERADICLYDPEAVWTPTAASVRSRGSNSPFYGTPLRGQVVVTIHGGRIAYERPAVQ
- the murI gene encoding glutamate racemase; translation: MNRDRPIGVFDSGIGGLTVAHALMAVLPNERIVYFGDTARLPYGTKSSATVAGYAAQITDFLLKCDVKMLVVACNTMAAVALPVVTGRSPVPVVDVLDAGARAAVASSRSGRIGVLATLTTVSSQAYERAIHAHTRDARVVSQACPLFAPLVEEGWLDHPVTELTAREYLRPVLAEEVDTLVLGCTHYPLLKPLLARLAGPAIRLVDSAETTAARVADLLAARDLRRTAAEEPVHEYYVTDLPQRFRAVGALCLGRPLPEVQLVHW
- the gshB gene encoding glutathione synthase; this translates as MTRRLVVVMDPVDHIKAYKDTTVGLLREAGRRGYRMDFLEARDLALAANRPVARVRSLVVRDSDKDWCDLGETRELALADADIILMRKDPPFNMDYIYATYLLEHAQAAGVLVVNDPASLRDANEKLFATWFPDCMPPTLVTSRKDALHAFLREHGDIVVKPLDGMGGSSVFRVAAGDPNINVIFETMTGNEQRLTMAQRYLPAIAEGDKRILMIDGEPVPFALARVPAPGETRGNLAAGGTGVGQPLSPSDRRICERVGPALRARGLMFVGLDVIGESLTEINVTSPTGLRELDRLFHLNIAGDLFDVLERKMTKAANRP
- a CDS encoding energy transducer TonB — its product is MKPADRLGIAVFLAGLLHLVLILGVRFDMPHGSPGHALDVTLVQAASHSRPRHARRLAQVDMRGGGGVHKKRAAHTPFIATARDGGAPQPQRRRRARRSPVDHLRLLHTRQGPLRLTFAKPVWQLHAAIAEQLGIARQLTGEEARLKAEIRRDWRRARATGRGRGGVSTRRFAYAAYIMRWVRRMERIGSRQYQRMFAGHDLTGALVLEVKILKNGGLQSVKILRRSSYPALDRAAIAMVRTAAPFAPLPAVRGPGLRVLPIIETWRFQGGHMTGTAPSTNATP
- a CDS encoding zinc ribbon domain-containing protein, whose protein sequence is MSKAIAEPHAMVGLEWLKDIRNRTERRRSKNASVKRRKANRKVSSWSFADVQAKTAYKTRLSGGVPIWVDADYTSQGCSICGHTGKENRPNNGLLFVCAHCGHTLHADLVAARNISMRTLLIRQDWVRTGRLSAVPEASGDEAKAARLSRYAELRWSLDASSVLIVGRMAH
- a CDS encoding aspartate carbamoyltransferase catalytic subunit, with amino-acid sequence MMAAPPGSAHRARHFLTTEDLSGGAIGEILDTAESFISVGEREIKKVPLLRGKTIVNLFFEASTRTRTTFEIAGKRLSADIININTSVSATQKGESLLDTVRNLEAMHTDLFVIRHPLSGAADLIARSVPHHVHVVNAGDGRHAHPTQGLLDMFTIRRYKGDFRRLTVAIVGDVLHSRVARSQIHALTALGTKEVRVVGPRSLLPAAVETLGVRAHTDMATGLAGADVIIMLRLQFERMSGALIPSAREYFDLYGLTRERLALADKDAIVMHPGPMNRGLEIASDVADGPQSVILPQVTNGIAVRMAILARLAGASAGEGRAS
- the pyrR gene encoding bifunctional pyr operon transcriptional regulator/uracil phosphoribosyltransferase PyrR, giving the protein MGQALARVIDGARAFGERKPLLIGIHTGGVWIAERVHEGLGLVEPLGTLDISFYRDDFSRVGIHPQVKTSHLPVPLDGRHIILVDDVLHTGRTIRAAMNEIFDFARPASIALAVLIVRDGRELPVQPDIAGATISLRPWQHIKLTGPDPLGIRITEKRE
- the ruvX gene encoding Holliday junction resolvase RuvX, which gives rise to MSAQTYLGFDYGTKSIGVAVGRLPSARAEGAGCVAGLKSGPDWDAIARLVQLWQPQGLVVGLPRNMDGTDNAMTALSLRFGRRLDGRYHLPVYWVDERLTTVAVREHVRDTGARKTRRKAMLDTLAAVAILQAFFDEPQHCTRWQEQGKAG
- a CDS encoding YqgE/AlgH family protein; protein product: MNMTTPLANQFLIAMPGLGDPNFFRTVTLVCEHSAEGAMGIIINRPVDLTLGDVFQQLDIVNPDPRAAGQAVYLGGPIQNNRGFVLHEPLGAYESTLAVSDTLGVSTSRDVLTAIANHEGPAHFLLALGYAGWGPGQLEQEIADNAWLSVPVSSEILFQTPSETRWSAAAHLLGVDMAQLCGDAGHA